The genomic DNA AATCCTCCTGGTACATTGATTCCGATGCAAACGGAATCGTTGACAGGATATACCTCCAGTTCAAAAGACCGGTTAAGGTCCAGGAGTTTGACACAATCAGAGTCCAGTGGAATTCCCTGAGTCACCTGATCGACCCGGGCACTATCCAGTTTGTAAATGATTCAACCTTTTACATTCCAGTCGAGGGAACGGTGGTCAGAACAGATCAACCCCTTACTTCCGGTTTCATGCTGGCTGCTGTTGAATTTAAAGCTGTCAAAGGCGTGCTCCGGACATCGAATGCAATTGACAGCGCTGCACCGGTCCTTGTATCGGCAGTGCTTCACTCAGGGCGATACAATTTGTCGGGGGAACCTGATGATGACACCCTCATCTGTGAGTTTTCAGAAGACATCCCGGCACCAGGAAACAGTCCATTTTTACTTGCAAACCCTCAGACCGGGCAGTACAGGTTCAATCTTACCCCATACCACAGTAAGACTACTTTTCTTGTAAACTCTATAGATCCCTCCGGAATTTCCCCTTCGGACAACGATTCTGTCTGGATCGATATCTCAGCCCTAGTAAAAGACTCCTCAGGCAACATTCAATCCAACCCCTCGAACAGAAGGGTCCTGTTGCAGATCATTCAGGAGGAGCCGCAGTGGATGGCACGGATCGGTCCCAATCCCGTGCGACCTCCGTCACCGGCTATAATCCAGGTTACACCTGTCACACCTGCGCCAGTCTCACGGTTCAGAGCACAGATTGTCATTTTTGATGCTTTAGGAAACCGTATTATCGATTCTGAGATGAGCAGTATGGGCAGGCATTTCAAGTATCAATGGAACGGATATAACCGGAGAGGACGCAGAGTGGGAGTCGGAACCTATATGGCTCAGGTAATTGTAAAGGAGAATTCCAAAACTGTGTATACTGAAAAGATTTTTGTGGGTGTAAAGAAATAGCCACTACCGCTTGTTTTGATCGGGGTCGGTATCGATTCCGATACCGACCCCGATCAGAAAGTCAATCCAGGTGAAGCAATTCAAATGCAAAGTAAAACATGATTGCGGCAAGAGCGCTTAACAAGCCGTAAATAAAAGGCTTTTTATACCAGTCCCGCAGAAACAGAAAGACATTTTCCATCCCGGTTTTCTTCCTGGCCACCGACAAGATTATGTTCTGTACAGCAGGGGGAATCTCCTCATCCTCTATCTTCCGGATATCCTCACCAATTTCCCTGATCTCTTCTGTATAATCCAGGCATGCCTGACACTCCTCCAGATGCTGCCTTACTTCATCATCACCGCCCTGCAAAGCGCAGCTTATCAGAGAATCCTCGGATGGATGATTTAAAAGAGAGTATGTCATAATTCTTTCCTCGTCAGGCTTTCCTTCAGCTTTTTCAAGGCCCTGAATGCCTTGACCCTTACAGAATTTTCCGTTATGTTCAACATTTCCCCGATTTCTCTATAGGAATACCCGCACTTTATGTGCAGGTATAGAATTCCCCTTTCAGTATCGGGTAGAACCGTAAGTTCTCTCCAGATGTGCTTCGTATCAGGTTCGATGTAATGATCATCACACTCCAGATCATACTGGGCACGGAACCGGCTGAAGCGGCTGGCTTTCCTGAAAAAATCCATGCTGGCGTTCCGCGCAATTGTAAAGAGCCATCTCTGAAGTTCCACCTCATCGGCAGGAGCGCTTTTGCATTTCCATACATTGGCAAATACATTCTGCAGGATATCGTCAGCCGCCGCACGGTTCCTGGACATCCAGAGGATAAAATTGTAAAGCTTCCGACTGTACCCCTGGTAAATCTTTCTGAACTCATTTTCCTGCACAGAATACCTCTTTTCTTCCTGACTGCACAGTTTCTGCCGGCTTCTATAAATATAAACGACAACTGAAACGGTTTCGTTACAGTAAGGTCAAGCTACGTACACAATCTTTTGCCATTCCCGGAAGTGTTCGTATAAACCTGCGGTCTGGTTGTCATTTCGGCGAGTCTTCGAGGAGAAATCTTTCAAATGTATTTTCCCTGAGAAATACCAATTCCAGAACCGGTAAAATCTCCTTTTCTGTAATATCAGACCTGAGAGCCGATTTTCCCGGCTCAGCAGGCAGCACAAAACGGATCTTTCCTGACAGCACTTTCTTATCAGAAAACATATCCGCATACAGTTTCCGGATATCAGGAACTGAGGGGAGTTCCGGAAGTGGCATTCTTGAAAGCAGATTTCTATAAGTCTCAACATCGGCGGAAGGAACCGTACCTTTTGCTATACCCAGTTCACAGGCACACAGAATACCCCAGAAAACAGCCTCTCCATGCATAACAGATTCAAAGCCGAAAAACCGCTCAAGACTATGTGCAAATGTGTGGCCGAAATTGAGCAGTGCACGCAACCCGGATCTCTCACAGGTATCCTGCTCAACCACCCTTGCTTTTATCTCTATGCTGCGCCGGATACCTTCAAGAAGTTCGCTGCGGCTCTTTGATAGAATCAAGTCGTTATTGATGGAGACAAAATCAAACATCTCCCTCCCGCCTATAAACGCATTCTTGAAAAGCTCTGCGTAGCCGCTCCGGAAATCCCTTTCAGAGAGTGTGTCTAAAAACGCGGTGTCCACTAATACATGAGATGGCTGATAAAAGGCTCCTATCAGATTCTTTCCCATCGGATGATCCACTGCGGTCTTGCCACCCACAGAGGAATCGATCATAGCCAGAAGGGTCGTAGGGATCTGAACATATTTGACACCCCTCAGTACAGAGGAAGCGGCAAAACCGGTTATGTCTCCCACTACCCCTCCACCAAAAGCCAGAACCACACTTGAACGCTCTATCTTTGAACTTAGCAGAAAGTCAAGAACCTCTTTCCAGGTATCTACAGTTTTGTACTTTTCTCCATCGGGTATGGTATAAATCTGAAGGTCGAGCTTTTCTTTCCAGTTTTGAAGGAGCCCGGAATAGATTGAGGCAATCGTGGTGTTTGTGATAAGAAAAAAGGAACTCTCAGGAAACTTACCTTTAAGGAGATCCGGCAGGTCAGCCGATAATCCATGCTTCACAGATACAGTGTAAGAGTTCTCTCCAAGATTTACCGCGATCTCCATGTTTTTTTCGTTTCCTTCTTCTCAATTTTCTGTTTCAATATCCGCACCGATTTTTCTGAAATCATTAACAAAACCGGGATAGGTGACATCCGCCGCCTCCGCAGTTTCAATCACAGTCTCCCCCTCGGCAATCATCCCTGCCAACGCAAGCGCCATGACAACACGGTGATCATAATACCCGTTTACAACTGCACCTCTCAGACGACTTTCCCGGACAACAAGCCCGTCTTCCTCCTCACTGATATCAGCGCCCATCTTCGAGAGTTCCCTGCACATCACCGCGATTCTGTCGGTTTCCTTTATCCTGGCCTGCTTTACATTTATAAAACGGGTAACACCCCTGGAAGCACACGCCAGCACAGAGAGAGCCGGTAGGGCATCCGGCATGCTGTTCAGGTCAATCTCTCTCCCGGAAAGATCAGCGCCGCTGATTGTCACCCCATTCTCTTTGATATCTACTTCTGCTCCGGCAAGCCTTATAATGTCAAAAACTCCCTTGTCACCCTGTGGATCGCTGAAATCAAGTCCTGTAAGGGTCACATCTCCCCCGGCAATCGCCGCGGCAGTTGCCGCAAAGGTGGCGGATGAAAAATCGGAGGGAACGGAAATCTCAAATGGAGAATAATGCTGATTTCCAGGGATAAAAAATTTACTTAAGTCAGGAGCTTTACTGTACTTTATTCCCTGCTTGTCCAGCCACCAGAGTGTCAGTTCTACATAGGGTTTCTCATGAAGATTGACAACATTTATCTCGGTGTTGCCGTCTTTGATCAAAGGACAACTTAACAGCAGACTGGAAACAAATTGACTGGAAATCCCATTTACAGAGACAGTTCCGCCCTTCAGCGGGCCCTTGATAAAAAAAGGCAGATCCCTTCCCGGGACCTCCAGTTCGTAGAAAGCGCCCAGATCTCTGAGCGCATCCAGAAGCACCCTGAAAGGCCTTGACCTTAGAGAATCATCCCCGTCAAAACGCCTCCCCCGGGATCCCAGAGCTGCCGCTGAAGCAAAGAGATTTGTACCAGTACCAGAATTACCCAGATCCAGACTGCCACTGCCCCGGTTGAAATCATCTCCGATTCCGGTGATCCTCACACCACTATCTGTAAACTCCACCACTGAACCCAACCCCTCAGCCGCTCTCAAGGCAGAGCCGCCATCACCCTTAATCAGCGGTCTGCGAATAAGTGATATACCCTCAGCCAGAGATGCAATCAGAAAAGCTCTGATCGTATGGGATTTTGAGGGGGGAATAGCTATGTTTCCAGACAGTGATGACTTACGGACTATCCATTTCATAACAGGTCTCCAGTTCAGCCGGCAACAAGGCCTATTAACTCGTTTATATCGAATATCTCCTCAGGTACATCCACTCCGGTCCAGAGTCTAAAAGAGGCAAGTGCCTGGTAAAGAAGCATTCGAAGGCCGTTCTGAACCCTGCATCCGGCCTCTTCTGCTTCTTTTAAAAACCTGGTTTTATGGGGATTATAGATTGAGTCGAAGACTGTCATATTCCGGTGGAAAAAGTGCGCCGGTAAAGGAGTTTCATCTGTCCGGGGATACATCCCCACGCTGGTGCAATTAACAAGCAAGTCGCATTTACGCAGCAAATCGTGCATACCATCATCGGAAAAACAGATGGATTGTACCCTGAAACCTGAAATGGAACTTATCTCCTCAGCCAGTAAGGATACTTTTTCCCTGTTCCGTCCTGCAATTGTCAATGATGCCGCTTTTCCTTCCAGAGAAATCGCTATGGACAGAGTCCTTGCGGTACCACCGTTTCCCAGGATCACTACATTGCGTCCTTCTGTTACGACATCCATGAATTTCAGCGCCCGGAAAAAGCCTTCCGGATCGGTAGTGGTTCCGCAGAGCGCACCATCTTTCATGTAAAGAGTATTTACAGTGCCTGTGGCCTGCGACAGCCCGGAAAGAGAATCACAGTAACGGGACATCCCGCCTTTGTGAGGGATAGTCACATTTGCGCCTGCAAAGGAAAATGCTCGGAAGGCATAAGCGGCCGTATGAAGAGCACCGGGAGGCACTGATAAAGGAACGTAAACGTATGGAAGCTTCAGCACACGGAAAGCGTGATTGTGAATCTGGGGAGAGATGGAATGTGCCACAGGATACCCCATCAGACACACAATACGGGTATTTCCTTTTATTTGTAAATCTATGTTCATATTGCCGGATCGCCCAGAAATGCCTTTACCCGGTTCCTGCCGCTGTTCTTGGCCCTGTAAAGAGCCACATCGGCCTCCTCTATCATATCCTGGGGAGAAACGATATCTTCCCGGTAGGTAGTAACACCCAGCGATGCCGAAAGGCGACCCTGGGGAAGAGTCTGCTCATTTACAAAACGGTAATCAAACACAGCCTGTCTGATATGTTCAGCAGTTCTCAGTGCAAGGTTAAGCGGCTGCGATGGAAGGAGTACTGTAAACTCCTCTCCTCCGTACCTCGACACGGTGTCATCCTGGCTGCAAACAGCATGGAGTATCCGCACCACCTCTATAAGAGCTATATCACCCTGAATGTGACCGTTCAGGTCATTGTAGATCTTGAAATGGTCAAGATCCAGCATAATAAGCGAGAAAATCTTTCCGGTGGTACGAGCCTGAAGAAAAAGTCTTCTGAATTCATCATCGAAGAAATGACGGTTGTAGGCTTTTGTAAGATCATCGGTTATCGCCCTGCTGGCTGTATCCACATACTCATTGGCATCGATGATCTTGGGGTTTGTCACCCTCTTCTTTATGTTGGTGTAATAATCAAGAGTAGCCACATGGATACCCACATTACGCCCCAGCTTCTCACTGAGTATATACTTGTGCTTGAGTATCTCCTTCCAGTCTCTCTTGGCTTCCTCCTCAGGAAGACGGATCTGCATCAGGGCAAAAATAATATCACGGTAATAGGTACCTGGTTTCTTTCCTATGGAGTCCAACAGGAACTCATCATCTTGAATATGATCAACAATATCTCCGCTGACAATCTCTATAACCCTTCTGTCAGTCAGCTTCTTGAGATTATCAATGTCTTCTATATTAAGATTAGAGTCACCCAGCTCATTGAGGTGGGTTTCTTCGCTTAAATTCGTGTTTTCCATTTTGCTTTCCAGTCAAAATCCGCTCTGCAACTCTGTCCGGGATACTCTTTAGCGGTTCACATCAATAAATACGATCTCAGCATCCCTGAATTGTAGATCTTTTAACGATAAGGAAAATAGTTTCTGAAAAATTGGGAATTTAAAATTCTTGCCTTTGGAACATGCGCATTTTATAATTACTGTAATGGATACAGTATTGCTTAACCCACTTATCACCAGAATCGGGCAATTCCTCAGACTCTTCAGGGAGAAAACCGGGAAGAATCAGAGTGATGTTGCCAATCAGGCTGGTATCTCGGTAAGTATGCTCAGCCAGATCGAACGAGGCATAGTCTCACCCTCGATCGATACTCTGTTTGCTGTCTGTGCGGCACTTGATGTTGAGCCGGCAGATCTGTTTAAAAACCTCTCGACAGAACGCAGGGTCAGGATTCACCGCCATGGGGAACGTTTGACAATGGAAAACGGGGGTGTGGGCTATGAGCAGCTCATGACATGCTCTCAGGGACCCAGCCAGCTTGAAATGTCGCTTCTGGAGATTAAACCGGGAGCAGAGACGGTGATGAGCACTGAGGGGCATGAGGGAATCGAGACCGGATATGTCCTGGAAGGTACTGCAATATTGATAATCGATGGCACTGAATACAGTATAAGTGAGGGAGACAGCTTTTTTTTCAATTCCAGACTCCCTCACCAACTACGAAACTCAGGGCAGAAAACATTCAGAGCGGTGTTCAGCATCTCACCGCCTCATGTTGACTACCTGAAAAACAGCAGTGACATTTGAATTTTGTACGATAAAACCATTTTCTCTGGTTAAAACAGGAAATGCATTTCTAATCAGGGGGGAAAAATGTTTATACTAAGGATTAAATAAGAATAAAGTTCTACTTCTATATTTGTTATCAGGAAAATCCTTTAATCATTTAAACAAGGTCAGGATATGGGAAAGACGATTACAGAAAAAATCTTCGATGCTCATCTGGTAGATGAGCCTTTTGCAGGGACAAGGGTATTGTCTCTGGATGTAGTAATGTGCCATGAGATAACAACGCCCGTTGCTATCGCCGATCTTCAGTGGCGAGGCAAGGATCGCGTTTTTGATCCAGCAAAAATAAAGGCTGTTATAGACCATGTCACACCGTCGAAGGATTCCAAGAGCGCTACTCAGGCAAAAATCCTCAGAGACTGGGCTACCCGCCAAGGGATAAAGGATTTTTTCGATGTAGGAAGAAACGGAGTATGCCACGCGCTGTTCCCCGAAAAGGGATTTATCAGGCCAGGCTACACAGTAATTATGGGTGACAGCCATACCTGTACTCATGGGGCATTCGGAGCTTTTGCTGCCGGTGTGGGAACCACTGATCTTGAGGTAGGAATACTCAAGGGGGTCTGCGCATTCCGTCAGCCGGAAAGCATCAAGGTCACTTTGAAAGGAAAGATGCCCTCTGGGGTATTTGCCAAAGATGTGATCCTTGAGGTCATACGTACATTGACGGTAAACGGCGCCACTGATCATGTTGTGGAATTCACCGGTGAGGTTGTGGAGTGCATGTCAATGGAGGAACGGATGACGCTTTGCAATATGGCAATCGAGGCAGGTGCTACATCGGGACTCTGCATGCCGGACCAAAACACTGTAGAGTATCTCTGGCCATTTATAAGCAGCGATTACAGCAGCAAAGCTGCGGCAGTGGAGGATTTCCGGAAGTGGCATTCTGACCCGGATGCATCCTATGCCAAAGAGATCGAGATTGATGTTTCCGGGCTCGAGCCGGTCGCGACAGTGGGCTATAAGCCGGATCAGGTAAAGAGAGTAACCGAACTGGGAAATACGAAGATCGACCAGGTTTATATCGGAAGCTGTACAAACGGCAGGATTTCCGATCTGCGTATCGCCGCATCCATTGTAAAGGGAACAAAACTGGCTCCGGGTGTAAGAGGGATAGTGAGTCCCGCGACTCCATCGATATTTTCTCAGGCACTCAAAGAGGGTTTGATTGAGATTTTCATGGATGCCGGGTATTGTGTTGTCAACCCTACCTGCGGAGCTTGTCTTGGGATGTCAACCGGGGTACTGGCGGAAGGAGAGGAGTGTATCTCTACCACCAACCGGAACTTTAACGGCCGGATGGGCAAGGGCGGCATGGTTCATCTTGCAAGTCCCGCCACAGCGGCTGCAAGCGGCATAAAGGGTTATATAAGTGATCCCAGGGAGTATCTGGGGAAGTAAGCAACTGTAATTATCCTGAAAAACCG from Fibrobacter sp. includes the following:
- a CDS encoding sigma-70 family RNA polymerase sigma factor; this translates as MQENEFRKIYQGYSRKLYNFILWMSRNRAAADDILQNVFANVWKCKSAPADEVELQRWLFTIARNASMDFFRKASRFSRFRAQYDLECDDHYIEPDTKHIWRELTVLPDTERGILYLHIKCGYSYREIGEMLNITENSVRVKAFRALKKLKESLTRKEL
- the aroB gene encoding 3-dehydroquinate synthase, encoding MEIAVNLGENSYTVSVKHGLSADLPDLLKGKFPESSFFLITNTTIASIYSGLLQNWKEKLDLQIYTIPDGEKYKTVDTWKEVLDFLLSSKIERSSVVLAFGGGVVGDITGFAASSVLRGVKYVQIPTTLLAMIDSSVGGKTAVDHPMGKNLIGAFYQPSHVLVDTAFLDTLSERDFRSGYAELFKNAFIGGREMFDFVSINNDLILSKSRSELLEGIRRSIEIKARVVEQDTCERSGLRALLNFGHTFAHSLERFFGFESVMHGEAVFWGILCACELGIAKGTVPSADVETYRNLLSRMPLPELPSVPDIRKLYADMFSDKKVLSGKIRFVLPAEPGKSALRSDITEKEILPVLELVFLRENTFERFLLEDSPK
- the aroA gene encoding 3-phosphoshikimate 1-carboxyvinyltransferase, giving the protein MKWIVRKSSLSGNIAIPPSKSHTIRAFLIASLAEGISLIRRPLIKGDGGSALRAAEGLGSVVEFTDSGVRITGIGDDFNRGSGSLDLGNSGTGTNLFASAAALGSRGRRFDGDDSLRSRPFRVLLDALRDLGAFYELEVPGRDLPFFIKGPLKGGTVSVNGISSQFVSSLLLSCPLIKDGNTEINVVNLHEKPYVELTLWWLDKQGIKYSKAPDLSKFFIPGNQHYSPFEISVPSDFSSATFAATAAAIAGGDVTLTGLDFSDPQGDKGVFDIIRLAGAEVDIKENGVTISGADLSGREIDLNSMPDALPALSVLACASRGVTRFINVKQARIKETDRIAVMCRELSKMGADISEEEDGLVVRESRLRGAVVNGYYDHRVVMALALAGMIAEGETVIETAEAADVTYPGFVNDFRKIGADIETEN
- the aroE gene encoding shikimate dehydrogenase, producing MAHSISPQIHNHAFRVLKLPYVYVPLSVPPGALHTAAYAFRAFSFAGANVTIPHKGGMSRYCDSLSGLSQATGTVNTLYMKDGALCGTTTDPEGFFRALKFMDVVTEGRNVVILGNGGTARTLSIAISLEGKAASLTIAGRNREKVSLLAEEISSISGFRVQSICFSDDGMHDLLRKCDLLVNCTSVGMYPRTDETPLPAHFFHRNMTVFDSIYNPHKTRFLKEAEEAGCRVQNGLRMLLYQALASFRLWTGVDVPEEIFDINELIGLVAG
- a CDS encoding diguanylate cyclase, translating into MENTNLSEETHLNELGDSNLNIEDIDNLKKLTDRRVIEIVSGDIVDHIQDDEFLLDSIGKKPGTYYRDIIFALMQIRLPEEEAKRDWKEILKHKYILSEKLGRNVGIHVATLDYYTNIKKRVTNPKIIDANEYVDTASRAITDDLTKAYNRHFFDDEFRRLFLQARTTGKIFSLIMLDLDHFKIYNDLNGHIQGDIALIEVVRILHAVCSQDDTVSRYGGEEFTVLLPSQPLNLALRTAEHIRQAVFDYRFVNEQTLPQGRLSASLGVTTYREDIVSPQDMIEEADVALYRAKNSGRNRVKAFLGDPAI
- a CDS encoding cupin domain-containing protein: MLNPLITRIGQFLRLFREKTGKNQSDVANQAGISVSMLSQIERGIVSPSIDTLFAVCAALDVEPADLFKNLSTERRVRIHRHGERLTMENGGVGYEQLMTCSQGPSQLEMSLLEIKPGAETVMSTEGHEGIETGYVLEGTAILIIDGTEYSISEGDSFFFNSRLPHQLRNSGQKTFRAVFSISPPHVDYLKNSSDI
- a CDS encoding 3-isopropylmalate dehydratase large subunit, producing the protein MGKTITEKIFDAHLVDEPFAGTRVLSLDVVMCHEITTPVAIADLQWRGKDRVFDPAKIKAVIDHVTPSKDSKSATQAKILRDWATRQGIKDFFDVGRNGVCHALFPEKGFIRPGYTVIMGDSHTCTHGAFGAFAAGVGTTDLEVGILKGVCAFRQPESIKVTLKGKMPSGVFAKDVILEVIRTLTVNGATDHVVEFTGEVVECMSMEERMTLCNMAIEAGATSGLCMPDQNTVEYLWPFISSDYSSKAAAVEDFRKWHSDPDASYAKEIEIDVSGLEPVATVGYKPDQVKRVTELGNTKIDQVYIGSCTNGRISDLRIAASIVKGTKLAPGVRGIVSPATPSIFSQALKEGLIEIFMDAGYCVVNPTCGACLGMSTGVLAEGEECISTTNRNFNGRMGKGGMVHLASPATAAASGIKGYISDPREYLGK